Proteins co-encoded in one Bacillus sp. FSL H8-0547 genomic window:
- the spoIVA gene encoding stage IV sporulation protein A has translation MEKVDIFKDIAERTGGDIYLGVVGAVRTGKSTFIKKFMEQVVLPNIDNESDRARAQDELPQSAAGKTIMTTEPKFVPNQAVSIHVEEGLDVNIRLVDCVGYTVPGAKGYEDENGPRMINTPWYEEPIPFHEAAEIGTRKVIQEHSTIGVVITTDGSIGEIPRRDYVEAEERVIEELKEVGKPFIMIINTVQPYHPESETLRRQLSEKYDIPVLAMSVESIRETDVMNVLREALYEFPVLEVNVNLPSWVMVLRDNHWLRESYQEAVKDTVQDIKRLRDVDRVVGYFSEYDFIDRASLAGIEMGQGIAEIDLYAPDDLYDQILKEVVGVEIRGKDHLLQLMQDFAYAKAEYDQVADALRMVKQTGYGIAAPALSDMSLDEPEIIRQGARFGVRLKAVAPSIHMIKVDVESEFAPIIGTEKQSEELVRYLMQDFEDNPLSIWNSDIFGRSLSSIVREGIQAKLSLMPENARYKLKETLERIINEGSGGLIAIIL, from the coding sequence TTGGAAAAGGTAGATATTTTCAAAGATATCGCAGAGCGCACAGGCGGCGATATTTATCTTGGAGTAGTAGGAGCAGTAAGAACAGGCAAATCTACATTTATCAAAAAATTCATGGAGCAGGTTGTGCTTCCGAATATTGATAACGAGTCAGACCGGGCACGCGCGCAGGATGAGCTGCCGCAAAGTGCTGCAGGCAAAACCATCATGACAACAGAGCCTAAATTTGTCCCTAATCAAGCGGTTTCGATCCATGTTGAAGAGGGGCTTGACGTTAATATCAGACTGGTGGACTGTGTCGGGTACACGGTTCCCGGAGCAAAAGGATATGAAGATGAAAACGGCCCGAGAATGATCAATACGCCTTGGTACGAAGAACCGATTCCGTTTCATGAAGCAGCTGAAATCGGAACAAGAAAAGTGATTCAGGAGCACTCCACAATTGGCGTCGTTATTACAACAGACGGTTCAATCGGAGAGATTCCAAGAAGAGATTATGTAGAAGCAGAAGAACGTGTGATTGAAGAGCTGAAAGAAGTAGGCAAACCGTTCATTATGATCATCAACACGGTCCAGCCGTATCATCCTGAGTCGGAAACGCTCCGGAGACAGCTCAGTGAGAAGTATGATATTCCTGTGCTGGCCATGAGTGTGGAGAGCATCCGCGAAACAGATGTCATGAACGTTCTCCGCGAAGCGCTTTATGAATTCCCTGTGCTTGAGGTGAATGTCAATCTCCCGAGCTGGGTAATGGTTCTGCGCGACAACCACTGGCTGCGCGAAAGCTACCAGGAGGCTGTAAAAGATACCGTTCAGGATATTAAAAGACTGAGAGATGTGGACAGAGTCGTCGGCTATTTCAGTGAATACGACTTTATCGACCGCGCAAGCCTTGCCGGAATTGAGATGGGTCAGGGAATTGCTGAAATTGACCTCTATGCTCCGGATGATTTATATGATCAGATTTTAAAAGAGGTCGTGGGTGTTGAAATAAGAGGGAAGGATCATCTCCTTCAGCTCATGCAGGATTTTGCCTATGCAAAAGCTGAATACGATCAAGTCGCAGATGCTCTCAGAATGGTAAAACAGACCGGCTACGGCATAGCTGCACCGGCTCTCAGCGACATGAGCCTTGATGAGCCTGAAATCATCAGGCAGGGTGCAAGGTTTGGAGTGCGCCTGAAAGCAGTTGCCCCTTCCATCCATATGATTAAGGTGGATGTTGAGTCTGAATTTGCGCCGATTATCGGTACAGAGAAGCAGAGTGAGGAATTAGTCCGGTACTTGATGCAGGACTTCGAAGACAATCCGCTGTCGATCTGGAACTCTGATATCTTCGGACGCAGCCTGAGCTCTATCGTAAGAGAAGGCATCCAGGCAAAGCTGTCACTCATGCCTGAGAATGCAAGATACAAACTGAAAGAGACGCTTGAACGCATCATTAACGAGGGATCAGGCGGTTTGATTGCGATTATCCTATAA
- the hbs gene encoding non-specific DNA-binding protein Hbs, which translates to MNKTELINAVAEASELSKKDATKAVDAVFDTLLDALKNGDKVQLIGFGNFEVRERAARKGRNPQTGEEIEIAASKVPAFKPGKALKDAVAGK; encoded by the coding sequence ATGAATAAAACAGAACTAATCAACGCGGTAGCAGAAGCTAGCGAACTGTCTAAGAAAGATGCAACGAAAGCGGTTGATGCTGTTTTCGATACACTTTTGGATGCACTTAAAAACGGTGATAAAGTACAATTGATCGGTTTTGGTAACTTCGAAGTACGTGAGCGCGCGGCTCGTAAAGGACGCAACCCTCAAACTGGAGAAGAGATCGAAATCGCAGCAAGCAAAGTGCCTGCGTTCAAACCAGGTAAAGCTCTTAAAGATGCTGTAGCCGGTAAATAA
- the folE gene encoding GTP cyclohydrolase I FolE, which translates to MGQINTQQIEEAVRLILEAIGEDPNREGLLDTPKRVAKMYSEVFSGLNEDPKEHFKTVFGEDHEELVLVKDIPFHSMCEHHLVPFFGKAHIAYIPKGGKVTGLSKLARAVEAVCRRPQLQERITSTIAESIVDSLEPHGVMVVVEAEHMCMTMRGVKKPGSKTITSAVRGVFTNDAAARAEVLSFIKE; encoded by the coding sequence ATGGGGCAAATCAACACACAGCAGATTGAAGAGGCGGTCAGGCTGATCCTTGAAGCAATAGGTGAGGATCCTAACCGCGAAGGGCTGCTTGATACTCCGAAACGAGTCGCAAAAATGTACTCGGAAGTATTTTCAGGACTTAACGAGGATCCAAAGGAACATTTTAAAACCGTGTTCGGAGAGGATCATGAAGAACTCGTTTTAGTAAAAGATATCCCTTTTCACTCCATGTGCGAGCATCATCTCGTCCCTTTCTTCGGAAAAGCGCATATCGCATACATACCCAAAGGCGGAAAAGTAACCGGTCTGAGCAAGCTTGCAAGAGCAGTTGAAGCCGTTTGCAGAAGACCTCAGCTGCAGGAGAGAATCACGTCAACTATTGCGGAAAGCATCGTCGATTCCCTTGAGCCGCACGGCGTTATGGTTGTCGTCGAAGCAGAACATATGTGCATGACAATGAGAGGCGTCAAAAAGCCGGGGAGCAAAACGATCACATCAGCTGTCAGAGGCGTCTTTACAAATGATGCTGCTGCCAGAGCAGAAGTTCTTTCATTTATAAAAGAATAA
- the mtrB gene encoding trp RNA-binding attenuation protein MtrB gives MKENTNDFLVIKAIEDGVNVIGLTRGSDTRFHHSEKLDKGEVMIAQFTEHTSAIKIRGKALIQTGHGEIESDSRR, from the coding sequence TTGAAAGAAAATACAAATGATTTCCTTGTGATTAAAGCAATCGAAGACGGAGTAAACGTAATCGGGCTTACGCGGGGGTCGGATACCCGCTTTCATCATTCTGAAAAACTTGATAAAGGCGAAGTGATGATTGCGCAATTTACAGAACACACATCTGCCATTAAAATCAGGGGCAAAGCGCTTATTCAGACAGGCCACGGAGAAATAGAGAGCGATTCCAGAAGATAA
- a CDS encoding heptaprenyl diphosphate synthase component 1 — MQDIYVQLAKIKDALHVKLTHPFLAKYIPSPMIDEDKLLLFYALFDQTDLPEEKKENYIITAMLVQIALDTHDEVSTSAHLRQEEFKQRQLIVLAGDYFSGLYYALLSEMQDIGMIRTLATAIKEINEHKIRLYEQSAADFDSFTASLLKVETSLFEHVSDYIQAGIFSRLTTAFLSYKRLLLEKSKYSSESHHRTGDSAKKKKNAGAIEWTGVYLKEFCNRYFEETAALIESSFQQPSSLQKVLLARLQSFKYNQEMRYTTLAEEGL; from the coding sequence TTGCAAGACATCTATGTACAATTAGCTAAAATCAAAGACGCATTACATGTAAAACTCACTCATCCATTTTTAGCGAAATATATACCTTCTCCAATGATTGATGAAGATAAATTGCTTCTCTTTTATGCTCTGTTTGATCAGACGGATCTTCCGGAGGAAAAGAAAGAAAATTACATCATTACTGCGATGCTTGTGCAAATTGCCCTTGATACTCATGATGAAGTCTCAACGTCTGCTCATCTCAGGCAGGAAGAGTTCAAGCAAAGACAGCTTATTGTTCTTGCAGGGGATTATTTCAGCGGACTCTATTACGCGCTTCTTTCTGAAATGCAGGATATCGGAATGATTCGGACGTTAGCAACGGCAATAAAAGAAATCAATGAACACAAAATCCGTCTTTACGAACAATCGGCGGCTGATTTTGATTCATTCACAGCAAGCCTGCTTAAAGTGGAAACCTCCCTGTTTGAGCATGTGTCAGACTATATTCAGGCCGGCATATTCTCAAGGCTTACGACTGCGTTTCTTTCATACAAACGGCTCCTGCTTGAAAAAAGCAAATACAGCTCAGAATCTCATCACCGCACAGGTGATTCTGCCAAAAAGAAAAAGAATGCCGGTGCCATTGAATGGACGGGTGTCTATTTAAAAGAGTTCTGCAACCGTTATTTTGAAGAAACGGCAGCCTTGATCGAAAGCAGTTTTCAGCAGCCGTCTTCTCTTCAGAAGGTTCTCTTGGCGAGGCTGCAGTCTTTTAAGTATAATCAGGAGATGAGATACACTACGCTTGCGGAAGAAGGGTTATAA
- a CDS encoding demethylmenaquinone methyltransferase, translating into MQQSKEERVHSVFEKIYKNYDKMNSVISFQRHIAWRRETMKRMNVKRGAAALDVCCGTADWTIAMADAVGPEGRSVGLDFSNNMLKIGREKIKAHSNIELIHGNAMELPFADNTFDYVTIGFGLRNVPDYMTVLKEMHRVVKPGGKVVCLETSQPTMIGFKQAYYAYFRFVMPLFGKLFAKSYDEYSWLQESARDFPGMKELARMFRDAGFNDVEVKPYTGGVAAMHLGVK; encoded by the coding sequence ATGCAGCAGTCAAAAGAGGAAAGAGTACACTCTGTATTTGAGAAAATCTACAAGAACTATGACAAAATGAATTCCGTTATCAGCTTTCAGCGCCATATAGCTTGGCGCAGGGAAACGATGAAGCGAATGAACGTAAAAAGGGGAGCGGCAGCCCTTGATGTATGCTGCGGGACGGCAGACTGGACGATTGCCATGGCAGATGCTGTCGGTCCTGAAGGCAGGTCGGTCGGTCTTGATTTCAGCAACAATATGCTGAAGATCGGAAGAGAAAAAATCAAAGCCCATTCAAACATTGAACTGATTCATGGAAACGCGATGGAGCTGCCTTTTGCTGACAATACCTTTGATTATGTCACAATCGGATTTGGCCTCAGAAACGTTCCTGACTATATGACAGTCCTCAAAGAAATGCACCGTGTAGTCAAGCCGGGCGGGAAAGTCGTCTGCCTGGAAACCTCACAGCCGACGATGATAGGCTTTAAACAGGCATATTACGCTTACTTCAGGTTTGTCATGCCGCTGTTTGGAAAGCTGTTTGCCAAAAGCTATGATGAGTACTCATGGCTTCAGGAGTCTGCAAGAGACTTCCCGGGCATGAAGGAGCTTGCCCGGATGTTCAGGGATGCTGGCTTTAATGACGTGGAAGTAAAACCTTATACAGGCGGAGTTGCAGCGATGCATCTCGGTGTAAAGTAG
- the hepT gene encoding heptaprenyl diphosphate synthase component II, with product MKFKMAYSFLNADLDLIEQELEKTVSSTEPLLSEAGLHLLQAGGKRIRPVFVLLSAMFGEYDIEKVKKVAIALEIIHMASLVHDDVIDDAELRRGKPTIKAKWDNRIAMYTGDYLFARSLEIMTSLENVAAHQILSKTIVEVSLGEIEQIKDKYDYEQNLRVYLRRIKRKTALLIAASCQLGAIAGGVPESVHRKLFLFGYYVGMSFQITDDILDFTSTEEELGKPVGGDLLQGNITLPVLYAMEDDELKRKISKVHSRTTKEEMDEVIRAIIASDAISRSIKVSDMYLEKGFKILSELPRNRARSALSSIAKYIGKRKF from the coding sequence ATGAAATTTAAAATGGCGTATTCGTTTCTAAATGCAGATCTCGATCTGATCGAACAGGAACTTGAAAAAACGGTTAGCTCCACAGAGCCTCTGCTAAGCGAGGCAGGGCTGCATCTTCTTCAAGCAGGGGGAAAGCGGATTCGCCCTGTTTTTGTATTGCTTTCGGCCATGTTTGGCGAATATGATATTGAAAAAGTGAAAAAAGTGGCCATTGCACTTGAAATTATACATATGGCATCACTTGTGCACGATGACGTCATCGATGATGCTGAACTCAGACGCGGAAAACCTACGATTAAAGCGAAATGGGACAACCGCATTGCCATGTACACCGGAGATTATTTGTTTGCAAGATCACTTGAAATTATGACATCCCTCGAGAACGTTGCCGCCCACCAGATTCTCTCCAAAACCATTGTAGAAGTTTCGCTTGGCGAAATTGAGCAGATCAAAGACAAATATGACTATGAACAGAACCTGCGGGTCTACTTGAGACGCATTAAGCGGAAGACGGCTCTTTTGATTGCTGCAAGCTGCCAGCTAGGGGCGATCGCAGGAGGAGTGCCGGAATCTGTTCACAGAAAACTGTTTCTGTTTGGCTATTATGTCGGCATGTCTTTTCAGATTACAGATGACATCCTTGATTTTACTTCTACAGAAGAGGAACTCGGAAAACCGGTAGGGGGAGATCTGCTTCAGGGGAATATTACGCTCCCGGTTCTTTATGCAATGGAAGATGACGAACTGAAACGGAAAATCAGCAAGGTGCACAGCAGAACGACGAAAGAGGAGATGGATGAAGTCATCCGTGCCATCATAGCGTCTGATGCGATCAGCCGGTCTATAAAGGTCAGCGATATGTATCTTGAGAAGGGTTTCAAAATCCTGAGCGAGCTCCCAAGAAACAGAGCGAGATCAGCTCTTTCAAGCATTGCAAAATATATTGGAAAAAGAAAATTTTAA
- the ndk gene encoding nucleoside-diphosphate kinase: MEKTFMMVKPDGVQRQLIGKIVSRFESKGLHLVGAKLMQIPVSLAEQHYGEHNGKPFFGELVEFITSGPVFAMVWEGENVIEISRTMMGKTKPAEALPGTIRGDYGLFVGKNIIHGSDSPESAEREIGLFFKAEELVEYDKDIHTWIY, encoded by the coding sequence ATGGAAAAAACATTTATGATGGTCAAGCCTGATGGCGTTCAGCGTCAGCTTATCGGTAAAATCGTTTCCAGATTTGAAAGTAAGGGTTTACATTTGGTCGGGGCAAAATTGATGCAGATCCCTGTATCTCTTGCTGAACAGCACTACGGGGAACATAACGGCAAGCCATTCTTCGGTGAATTAGTTGAATTCATCACATCCGGACCAGTTTTCGCAATGGTTTGGGAAGGGGAAAATGTGATTGAAATCTCACGCACGATGATGGGGAAAACCAAACCAGCCGAAGCATTGCCGGGTACAATCAGAGGCGACTATGGTTTATTTGTCGGAAAGAACATCATTCACGGATCTGACTCTCCTGAGAGCGCAGAGCGCGAAATCGGCTTATTCTTCAAAGCTGAAGAGCTTGTAGAATACGATAAAGATATTCATACCTGGATCTACTGA
- a CDS encoding protein-glutamate O-methyltransferase CheR, whose amino-acid sequence MEYEQFINEIKRMTGIDLSLYKEAQMKRRLISLYIKRGCSGFWDYSERLRKEPELLAELLDKMTINVTEFYRNKKQWEMLETKLLPDMIKKPGTLKVWSAACSTGEEPYTLAMILSKYAALSDIRILATDLDETVLKRAEAGVFPERSLSELPDGMRGKYFSGDGTGYKIKNDLKKSVQFRKHNLLSDRYESGFDLIICRNVLIYFTEAAKETIYEKFSNALKPGGILFVGSTEQIFHAHTYGLESAGTFFYRKKQL is encoded by the coding sequence ATGGAATACGAGCAGTTTATAAACGAAATTAAAAGGATGACGGGGATTGATCTGTCGCTCTACAAGGAAGCACAGATGAAAAGAAGGTTAATTTCCCTCTACATAAAAAGAGGATGCAGCGGGTTTTGGGACTACAGTGAACGTCTGCGGAAAGAGCCGGAGCTGCTGGCCGAGCTGCTTGACAAAATGACGATAAACGTCACGGAATTTTACAGGAATAAAAAACAGTGGGAAATGCTTGAAACGAAGCTTCTTCCGGACATGATCAAAAAGCCCGGGACGCTGAAGGTGTGGAGTGCGGCCTGCTCAACCGGCGAAGAGCCCTATACGCTTGCCATGATTTTGTCAAAGTACGCTGCCCTGTCAGACATCCGCATTCTGGCAACAGATTTGGATGAAACGGTACTAAAAAGAGCGGAAGCGGGGGTTTTTCCTGAAAGAAGCCTGTCAGAGCTGCCTGACGGAATGAGGGGCAAATACTTTTCAGGAGATGGGACAGGCTATAAAATTAAGAATGACCTGAAAAAATCGGTGCAGTTCAGAAAGCATAATCTTCTCTCAGACCGTTATGAAAGCGGCTTTGATTTGATAATTTGCCGCAACGTTCTGATTTATTTTACAGAAGCGGCGAAAGAAACCATTTATGAAAAGTTCTCAAATGCGCTGAAACCGGGGGGAATCCTGTTTGTTGGAAGCACAGAGCAGATTTTTCATGCCCATACATATGGTCTGGAATCGGCAGGCACTTTTTTCTACAGAAAAAAACAACTGTAA
- the aroC gene encoding chorismate synthase, with translation MRYLTAGESHGPQLTAIVEGVPAGLAITAEDINRDLARRQKGHGRGRRMQIEKDEVQITSGIRHGKALGSPIALVVENNDWKHWTKIMGIEPLEEGEEKEIKRQISRPRPGHADLNGAIKYGHRDIRNVLERSSARETTVRVAVGAVAKRLLAELGIKVAGHVVEIGSVKAEKTEYSSIEELQRVTEDSPVRCLDEDAAVKMMQAIDDAKSNGDSIGGIVEVIVEGMPAGVGSYVHYDRKLDSKIAGAIISINAFKGVEFGMGFEAARKFGSEVHDEITWSKEQGYSRKTNRLGGFEGGMSTGMPIVVRGVMKPIPTLYKPLQSVDIETKEPFSASIERSDSCAVPAASVVAEAVVAWEIASAIVEQFGSDRIDALQKEIQEIREYAREF, from the coding sequence ATGAGATACTTAACAGCAGGAGAATCACATGGTCCTCAGTTAACTGCAATTGTGGAAGGAGTGCCGGCAGGTCTTGCTATTACTGCCGAGGACATCAACCGCGATCTTGCGCGCAGACAAAAAGGACATGGCAGAGGAAGAAGAATGCAGATAGAAAAAGATGAGGTGCAGATAACAAGCGGAATCCGCCACGGAAAAGCGCTTGGCTCTCCAATTGCACTCGTTGTTGAAAATAATGATTGGAAGCATTGGACAAAGATTATGGGGATCGAGCCTTTAGAAGAAGGCGAGGAAAAGGAGATCAAGCGTCAGATCAGCCGCCCCCGTCCCGGTCATGCTGATTTGAACGGTGCCATTAAATACGGACACCGCGATATACGCAATGTGCTTGAGCGGTCTTCAGCCCGTGAAACAACGGTCAGAGTAGCTGTAGGCGCAGTCGCTAAAAGACTGCTTGCAGAACTTGGGATCAAAGTGGCAGGTCATGTTGTGGAAATCGGTTCTGTAAAAGCAGAAAAGACAGAATACTCTTCAATTGAAGAACTGCAGCGTGTAACAGAGGATTCGCCGGTTAGATGCCTCGATGAGGATGCTGCCGTTAAAATGATGCAGGCGATTGATGATGCCAAGAGCAACGGAGACTCAATCGGAGGCATTGTTGAAGTGATTGTTGAAGGGATGCCTGCAGGAGTAGGCAGCTACGTCCATTATGACCGCAAGCTTGATTCGAAAATTGCGGGTGCTATCATCAGCATCAATGCTTTCAAAGGCGTTGAGTTTGGAATGGGCTTTGAGGCTGCACGAAAATTCGGAAGCGAAGTGCATGATGAAATTACTTGGTCAAAAGAACAGGGCTACTCCCGCAAAACGAACCGTCTCGGAGGATTTGAAGGCGGAATGTCAACGGGCATGCCGATTGTGGTCAGAGGAGTCATGAAGCCGATTCCTACCCTTTACAAACCGCTGCAAAGTGTTGATATTGAAACAAAAGAGCCGTTTTCTGCAAGTATTGAACGTTCGGACAGCTGTGCAGTTCCTGCTGCAAGTGTTGTGGCTGAAGCGGTTGTCGCATGGGAAATTGCATCAGCCATAGTAGAACAATTCGGCTCTGACCGTATAGACGCCCTGCAAAAAGAAATTCAGGAAATTCGCGAGTACGCGAGGGAATTCTAA
- the aroB gene encoding 3-dehydroquinate synthase — protein MKQLVVETSASSYPVIVGAGVIETELMKQLERLNPSRILVIADSAVQNLYGDKLMRAVSSFPSDAYAVPSGEESKSFQMYYDIQTFALKQGLDRKSLILAFGGGVIGDLAGFVAATYMRGIPFIQLPTTLLAHDSAVGGKVAVNHPEGKNMIGAFYQPEAVIYDLDFLESLPESELRSGFAEVIKHGLIGNEELYRWLSREIHDVRRINDSMLQRMILQGISVKAAVVKEDEKESGVRAHLNFGHTLGHAIESGAGYGKISHGDAVAAGMLFAVWLSNLTLGADLPYEEIKSWFGELGFPTAVPSHLDTDLLISKMMKDKKASSGTITMVLLQSIGECRTQAFEKDRLRSLLENWRQEGTV, from the coding sequence ATGAAACAGCTTGTTGTTGAAACCTCTGCAAGTTCCTACCCTGTTATTGTCGGGGCAGGTGTGATTGAAACAGAACTAATGAAACAGCTGGAGCGGTTAAACCCAAGCAGAATCCTGGTTATTGCCGATTCAGCTGTTCAGAATCTATACGGGGATAAGCTGATGCGGGCAGTCAGCTCATTCCCGTCCGATGCTTATGCCGTTCCGAGCGGAGAGGAAAGCAAGTCATTTCAAATGTATTATGACATTCAAACGTTTGCCCTGAAGCAAGGACTTGACAGAAAATCTCTCATTCTCGCATTCGGCGGAGGCGTTATTGGCGACCTTGCCGGCTTTGTCGCTGCTACCTATATGAGGGGCATTCCTTTTATCCAGCTTCCTACAACGCTGCTTGCCCATGACAGCGCTGTTGGCGGTAAAGTGGCCGTCAATCATCCGGAAGGGAAAAATATGATTGGTGCCTTTTATCAGCCTGAAGCTGTCATTTATGATCTTGATTTCCTTGAATCCCTGCCTGAAAGCGAACTGCGGTCAGGTTTTGCAGAAGTCATCAAGCATGGGCTGATAGGAAATGAAGAGTTATACAGATGGCTGAGTCGTGAGATACATGATGTGCGCAGAATCAATGATTCCATGCTGCAGCGGATGATCCTGCAAGGCATTTCTGTAAAGGCTGCTGTCGTTAAAGAAGATGAAAAGGAATCAGGAGTGAGGGCGCATCTGAATTTTGGCCACACCCTCGGCCATGCAATCGAATCAGGAGCAGGATACGGGAAGATCAGCCACGGCGACGCAGTCGCAGCAGGCATGCTGTTTGCTGTATGGCTGAGTAATCTCACTCTCGGCGCGGATCTTCCGTACGAAGAGATTAAATCGTGGTTTGGTGAGCTCGGGTTTCCAACAGCAGTTCCGAGCCATCTTGATACAGACCTGCTCATTAGCAAAATGATGAAAGATAAAAAAGCCAGCTCGGGAACCATCACAATGGTGCTTCTTCAGTCTATTGGTGAATGCAGAACGCAAGCCTTTGAAAAAGACCGTTTAAGATCCCTGCTGGAAAACTGGAGACAGGAGGGAACTGTATGA
- the aroH gene encoding chorismate mutase: MIRGIRGAATVQQNNEQEIIQATEALLLEMIDLNHVKAEDVTSVLFSTTADLTTVFPAKALRNFDGWEYVPVMCMQEIPVEGSLEKCIRVMMTAETPLSQKEVKHVYQGKATVLRPDLSGK; this comes from the coding sequence ATGATTCGGGGAATAAGAGGAGCTGCAACCGTTCAGCAAAACAATGAGCAGGAAATAATACAGGCAACAGAAGCGCTGCTTCTTGAGATGATCGATCTCAATCATGTGAAGGCTGAAGATGTGACGTCCGTCCTGTTTTCAACAACAGCGGATTTGACCACAGTGTTCCCTGCTAAAGCGTTACGGAATTTTGATGGCTGGGAATATGTTCCTGTTATGTGCATGCAGGAAATTCCGGTTGAAGGAAGCCTTGAGAAGTGCATCAGGGTCATGATGACGGCTGAAACACCGCTTAGCCAAAAGGAAGTCAAACATGTTTATCAGGGAAAAGCGACGGTTTTAAGGCCGGACCTTTCAGGAAAATAA
- the trpE gene encoding anthranilate synthase component I: MFHTDFASFKEDSGQFRTIPVIKSFQVDTFTPIQLFKVFEDEAVYLLESKDAESSWSRYSFIGLNPFLFIEEEKNRYCIRSKQRQTLHESSSLKEIFKWMDAYLKVKVPELDIPFAGGAVGYIGYDSVTMFERVPQHKHQDLSFKKCLLFVCSTMIAYDHQDKKLSFIQYERLTGKESEEGIRAVYGMAEAKISQLISKLGEKRDFHDLMLSPTDQASVSFEGVTSNFEKADFLEAVEKIKEYIRSGDIFQGVLSQRFEIPVTAGGFDLYRMLRVVNPSPYMFYIKFDGTELIGSSPERLIYVQNGYLEIHPIAGTRKRGKTEEEDLLLEEDLRQDEKEKAEHYMLVDLARNDIGRVAEYGSVKTPVLMELGRFSHVMHLISKVTGQLKSSTHPIDALLSSFPAGTVSGAPKVRAMQILQELEPTARNAYAGCIAYIGFDGNIDSCITIRTIALQGGKAYVQAGAGIVADSKPELEWKETRNKASALIKTIELAEKVFGQKEGDGNESFAEQMH; this comes from the coding sequence ATGTTTCATACTGATTTTGCCTCATTTAAAGAGGACAGCGGACAGTTTCGGACGATCCCCGTCATCAAATCCTTTCAAGTTGACACCTTTACGCCAATACAGCTCTTTAAGGTGTTTGAGGATGAAGCAGTCTATCTGCTTGAAAGCAAAGACGCGGAATCATCCTGGTCACGCTATTCCTTTATCGGATTAAATCCATTTTTATTTATTGAAGAAGAAAAGAACCGTTACTGTATCCGTTCCAAACAGCGGCAGACGCTGCATGAATCATCCTCTCTTAAAGAGATTTTCAAGTGGATGGACGCGTATTTAAAAGTGAAGGTCCCGGAACTCGATATCCCTTTTGCCGGCGGAGCAGTCGGATATATCGGATATGATTCTGTCACGATGTTTGAACGGGTTCCGCAGCACAAACATCAGGATCTTTCCTTTAAAAAATGCCTGCTGTTTGTCTGTTCGACCATGATTGCCTATGATCATCAGGATAAGAAGCTTTCATTTATCCAATATGAACGTCTTACCGGCAAGGAATCGGAAGAGGGAATACGCGCTGTCTACGGAATGGCAGAAGCGAAAATCAGCCAGCTGATCTCAAAGCTTGGCGAGAAAAGGGATTTTCACGACCTGATGCTTTCTCCGACGGATCAGGCATCCGTTTCTTTTGAGGGTGTCACTTCAAACTTCGAAAAAGCAGACTTCCTTGAAGCTGTTGAAAAAATCAAAGAATATATCCGCTCAGGCGATATTTTTCAGGGCGTTCTTTCTCAGCGGTTTGAAATCCCGGTAACGGCAGGAGGATTTGATCTCTACCGCATGCTCAGGGTCGTGAACCCTTCCCCTTATATGTTCTATATTAAGTTTGACGGCACAGAGCTGATCGGAAGTTCTCCTGAACGGCTGATCTACGTACAGAACGGATATTTGGAAATCCATCCGATTGCAGGCACAAGGAAGCGCGGGAAAACCGAGGAAGAAGATTTGCTTCTTGAAGAAGACCTTCGACAGGATGAAAAAGAAAAAGCAGAGCATTACATGCTGGTGGACCTTGCAAGAAACGATATAGGCAGAGTGGCCGAATACGGATCAGTTAAAACGCCTGTTCTAATGGAGCTTGGACGCTTTTCACATGTGATGCACCTGATATCAAAAGTAACCGGCCAGCTGAAAAGCAGCACACATCCGATTGATGCCCTGCTTTCTTCCTTTCCCGCCGGCACAGTGTCCGGTGCTCCCAAGGTTCGTGCCATGCAGATTCTGCAGGAGCTTGAGCCAACAGCGAGAAATGCATACGCCGGCTGCATAGCCTACATTGGATTTGACGGAAATATCGATTCCTGCATCACAATCAGAACAATCGCTCTTCAGGGAGGTAAGGCTTATGTACAGGCAGGAGCCGGAATTGTTGCCGACTCAAAGCCTGAGCTTGAGTGGAAGGAAACGAGAAACAAAGCAAGTGCGCTTATTAAAACGATCGAGCTTGCTGAAAAAGTGTTCGGACAGAAGGAGGGTGACGGGAATGAAAGCTTTGCTGAACAAATGCATTGA